A window of Flavobacterium flavigenum contains these coding sequences:
- a CDS encoding zinc-dependent alcohol dehydrogenase — protein sequence MKAAVIHGPGSIKYDTVDDPKLKEKDDIILKVTSTAICGSDLHIYSGGFPQPRPMVLGHEFMGIVEETGSAVTHLKRGDRVVVPFPIACGNCFFCNHDVPGNCEHSNPENYGPEGGILTEKGGALFGYTDLYGGYDGGQAQYVRVPYANYGPRIVPENLTDEEVLFLTDIFPTGYTGVDWGEVKGGETVAIFGSGPVGLMAAKSAWLRGAGQVIIVDTLQFRLDKAKATTGATTILWEDGAKDVVEQIRALTQGRGADVCIDAVGFEPDRSFADRVKATVNFEKGSTKVLEACMSAVRRSGIVSVLGVYGVNYDNFPIGQFFDKGIVLKGGQAPAHKHIDKLLEYVVQGKVKLDDIITHRLPLSEISHAYDIFKKREDGCVKVVLDPWQ from the coding sequence ATGAAAGCAGCAGTCATACACGGACCGGGATCGATTAAATATGATACAGTAGATGATCCTAAACTAAAAGAGAAAGATGATATTATTTTAAAGGTAACTTCAACTGCAATTTGCGGATCTGATTTGCATATTTATTCAGGAGGTTTCCCCCAGCCAAGGCCAATGGTTCTGGGACACGAGTTTATGGGAATAGTAGAAGAAACAGGTTCTGCCGTTACCCATCTTAAAAGGGGAGACCGGGTTGTAGTCCCTTTTCCAATTGCATGCGGAAATTGTTTTTTCTGTAATCATGATGTGCCGGGAAATTGCGAGCATAGCAACCCTGAAAATTATGGACCAGAAGGAGGAATATTGACGGAAAAAGGAGGTGCACTTTTTGGCTATACCGATTTATACGGCGGGTATGATGGAGGTCAGGCACAATATGTTCGGGTACCATATGCCAACTATGGTCCCAGAATCGTTCCTGAGAATCTGACAGACGAAGAAGTGCTTTTCCTGACTGATATTTTTCCAACCGGATATACAGGAGTAGACTGGGGAGAGGTGAAAGGAGGGGAGACTGTAGCCATATTTGGATCCGGTCCTGTGGGATTAATGGCTGCCAAAAGTGCCTGGCTTCGCGGAGCTGGTCAGGTTATTATTGTAGATACCTTACAATTTCGACTCGACAAAGCAAAAGCAACAACAGGAGCTACAACAATACTTTGGGAAGATGGCGCAAAAGATGTAGTAGAGCAAATTCGGGCGCTTACACAAGGCCGTGGAGCAGACGTGTGTATTGATGCAGTTGGTTTCGAGCCAGATCGTAGTTTTGCTGATCGTGTAAAAGCTACAGTAAATTTTGAAAAAGGGTCTACTAAAGTTCTTGAGGCCTGTATGAGTGCTGTGAGACGTAGCGGTATTGTTTCCGTATTAGGTGTTTATGGGGTAAATTATGATAATTTCCCTATTGGCCAGTTTTTTGACAAAGGAATAGTTCTTAAAGGTGGCCAGGCTCCTGCCCATAAACATATCGATAAGCTTTTAGAATATGTAGTTCAGGGCAAAGTAAAACTGGATGATATTATTACACACCGATTGCCCTTATCTGAAATTTCTCATGCTTATGATATTTTTAAGAAAAGAGAAGACGGCTGTGTGAAAGTTGTATTAGATCCATGGCAATAG
- a CDS encoding FAD-dependent oxidoreductase encodes MDSENTLKNSSITSGENVSFWIDSSPIISGDKPNKDIHTEVLIIGGGIAGLTTAYKLLKAGKKAVIVEDGFIGSGETGRTTAHLTCALDDRYYFLENTFGEAAAKLAAESHAAAIDEIEKIVDDLNINCSFKRVNGYLFLHPTDKEENLEKEFNATQRAGLKTALLKGIPALANCEQQSCVAFSNQAQFHVLHYLKRLTDAVISLGGIIYTEAHAENITRKGAKVNGFTFSADHIVVATNTPINDILTMHTKQHAYRTYVIAGKVQKGTLPYSLWWDTGDQESKWVSQPYHYVRLESFDDNYDLLISGGEDHKTGQADEENIPEAARYDRLEAWTRNYFPMLEDDLTYRWSGQVMEPVDSLGFMGKNPGDDNIYIITGDSGNGMTHTTIGAMIICDSIMGIKNKWEDLYNPSRITLKTTGDFVKEAGNMASHYLDWIRGSDLDNTADLPAGEGAIINSGLKKIAVYRDYDNALKVFSAVCPHLGCVVQWNNDEKSFDCPCHGSRFDSEGTVINGPAQGDLSKIHIK; translated from the coding sequence ATGGATTCAGAAAACACATTAAAAAACTCCAGCATAACTTCGGGTGAAAATGTTTCATTTTGGATTGATTCTTCGCCTATCATTTCTGGCGATAAGCCAAATAAGGATATTCACACAGAAGTACTTATTATTGGAGGCGGAATTGCCGGGCTAACCACAGCTTATAAATTGCTCAAAGCAGGAAAAAAAGCAGTAATTGTTGAAGACGGTTTCATTGGCAGCGGCGAAACCGGACGTACAACAGCCCATTTGACCTGTGCCTTAGATGACCGTTATTACTTTCTCGAAAACACTTTTGGAGAAGCAGCAGCAAAACTAGCTGCCGAAAGTCATGCTGCAGCTATAGATGAAATCGAAAAAATTGTTGATGATTTAAATATCAACTGTTCTTTTAAAAGAGTAAACGGCTATTTATTTCTTCATCCTACTGACAAAGAAGAAAACTTAGAAAAGGAATTTAACGCTACACAAAGAGCTGGATTGAAAACTGCTTTACTAAAAGGAATTCCTGCATTAGCAAATTGTGAACAACAATCGTGCGTAGCTTTTAGCAATCAGGCGCAGTTTCATGTATTACACTATCTAAAAAGGCTCACTGATGCTGTTATTTCGCTTGGCGGAATCATCTATACCGAAGCCCATGCAGAAAATATAACGAGAAAGGGAGCTAAAGTAAATGGCTTTACTTTTTCGGCAGATCATATTGTTGTAGCCACAAATACCCCGATTAATGATATTTTGACCATGCATACGAAACAGCACGCATACAGAACGTATGTAATTGCCGGTAAAGTTCAAAAAGGCACACTTCCCTATTCCCTTTGGTGGGACACGGGAGATCAGGAATCAAAATGGGTTTCGCAGCCTTATCACTATGTGCGCCTGGAAAGCTTTGATGATAATTATGACTTGCTGATATCTGGAGGTGAAGACCATAAAACAGGTCAGGCAGATGAAGAAAACATTCCTGAAGCAGCGCGCTATGACAGACTAGAGGCATGGACAAGAAATTATTTTCCAATGTTGGAAGATGATCTTACTTACAGATGGTCAGGTCAGGTAATGGAACCAGTCGATTCATTAGGTTTTATGGGGAAAAATCCTGGCGACGACAATATCTATATTATTACCGGTGATTCCGGAAATGGCATGACACATACAACAATTGGTGCTATGATTATTTGCGACAGCATTATGGGCATTAAAAACAAATGGGAAGATTTATATAATCCGTCAAGAATTACTTTGAAAACCACAGGTGATTTTGTCAAAGAAGCCGGTAATATGGCTTCGCATTACCTGGACTGGATACGTGGATCCGATTTGGATAACACAGCAGATTTGCCAGCCGGCGAAGGCGCCATAATTAACTCCGGTTTAAAGAAAATTGCAGTGTACCGTGATTATGACAATGCCTTAAAAGTCTTTTCTGCAGTTTGTCCTCATCTTGGGTGTGTGGTACAATGGAACAATGATGAAAAATCTTTCGACTGCCCGTGCCACGGTTCCCGATTTGATTCGGAAGGAACCGTAATCAATGGTCCGGCACAAGGAGATTTATCCAAAATTCATATTAAATAA
- a CDS encoding adenylyltransferase/cytidyltransferase family protein — protein MKLNKTTTGITFSAFDLLHAGHVRMLEEAKQHCDYLIVGLQTDPTLDRPEKNKPTQSVVERYIQLKGCKFVDEIIPYATEQDLLDILQALPVDVRILGEEYRNKNFTGRDYCEKMEIKLVFNKRNHRFSSSGLRKEVYERECLKLV, from the coding sequence ATGAAATTAAATAAAACAACAACCGGAATTACATTTAGTGCATTTGATTTATTACATGCAGGTCATGTGAGAATGCTTGAAGAAGCAAAACAGCATTGTGACTATTTAATTGTAGGATTACAAACCGATCCAACGCTGGACAGACCAGAAAAAAATAAGCCAACGCAATCTGTTGTTGAGCGCTACATACAGCTCAAAGGCTGCAAATTTGTTGATGAAATTATTCCATACGCTACTGAACAGGATCTTCTGGATATATTGCAGGCACTTCCTGTTGATGTAAGGATTCTGGGAGAAGAATATAGAAATAAAAATTTTACAGGCCGTGATTATTGCGAAAAAATGGAAATCAAACTTGTTTTCAATAAACGTAATCATCGCTTCTCAAGCAGCGGACTCAGAAAAGAAGTATATGAACGTGAATGCCTAAAATTAGTCTGA
- a CDS encoding CinA family protein, with translation MPSDIVMRCSKAIAAKGWNIAFAESATAGRMSAEFSMTSYSGEILRGGIVCYDVFVKEQILNVPHITIEKYTPESAEVTQLLAQQAAKIFNSKITVGITGLTSPGGSETEEKPVGTIFFYIITPTEKISHREIFQGTPEEIVSKTIDKTANLIMDSIAGL, from the coding sequence ATGCCTTCAGATATTGTGATGAGATGCAGTAAAGCAATTGCAGCAAAAGGATGGAATATTGCTTTTGCAGAAAGCGCTACTGCCGGCAGAATGAGCGCAGAATTTTCAATGACTTCTTATTCAGGAGAAATTTTGCGTGGCGGTATTGTTTGCTATGATGTATTTGTAAAGGAACAAATCTTAAATGTTCCCCACATAACTATTGAAAAATACACTCCGGAGTCAGCAGAAGTCACGCAGTTACTGGCACAGCAGGCAGCCAAAATATTCAATTCAAAAATAACAGTCGGCATCACCGGATTAACAAGTCCTGGAGGCAGTGAAACTGAAGAAAAGCCCGTAGGCACCATTTTCTTTTACATCATAACTCCCACTGAAAAAATAAGTCATAGAGAAATTTTTCAGGGAACTCCGGAAGAAATAGTATCAAAAACAATTGACAAAACAGCAAATCTTATTATGGACAGTATTGCCGGTTTATAA
- a CDS encoding YidH family protein — MDDKQNKKLINEQMANERTFLSWIRTGIGIMVFGFVIVKFSLFVNQLPATFFKDATIPKNGFTIFIGIALVFTGALTILLSYWKYKQTHKLLQKGEYLYSTMLLTTLTVIIFVMSIIIISYLIMAAYPLILPIS; from the coding sequence GTGGACGACAAACAAAATAAAAAATTGATTAATGAACAGATGGCAAATGAGAGAACTTTTTTGTCATGGATTCGCACGGGCATCGGAATCATGGTATTCGGTTTCGTGATTGTAAAATTTTCATTGTTTGTAAACCAGTTGCCGGCAACATTTTTTAAAGACGCAACAATTCCTAAAAACGGATTTACCATATTTATCGGAATTGCATTAGTATTTACAGGGGCACTCACCATATTATTGTCTTATTGGAAATACAAACAAACACATAAGCTGCTTCAAAAAGGTGAATATTTATATTCTACTATGTTATTGACAACATTAACAGTGATCATTTTTGTTATGAGTATCATAATTATTTCTTATTTGATTATGGCTGCTTACCCTCTCATCTTACCAATTAGTTAA
- a CDS encoding SRPBCC family protein yields the protein METNTFTPAPAQKKLKLKTNVSTLERIAMITSGTYLLYKGLSQEKKSPVQIGTGSTMLLRGLSGYCPIYDAVDHLKNDKASNVNIRINSTINKPISEVYAFWRDFENLPKFMNHLDSVEPLSYTTSKWTAKGPAGIGKISWIAEIVKDEKERMISWNSLPDSSIKNAGKVVFRPSGEGTEIIVTISYHAPLGIAGEGAAKLLNPYFEKMVKDDLLNYKTYLESN from the coding sequence ATGGAAACCAACACATTTACACCGGCACCTGCACAAAAAAAATTAAAATTAAAAACTAACGTATCGACACTCGAAAGAATCGCGATGATAACCAGCGGAACGTATTTATTATACAAAGGCTTGTCGCAGGAAAAGAAAAGTCCTGTACAAATAGGCACAGGCAGCACCATGCTGCTAAGGGGATTGTCCGGATATTGCCCAATATATGATGCAGTTGATCATTTAAAAAATGATAAAGCTTCAAATGTAAATATCAGAATTAACAGTACAATCAATAAGCCCATAAGTGAAGTTTATGCTTTTTGGCGTGATTTTGAAAATTTACCTAAATTCATGAATCATCTTGATTCAGTTGAACCATTAAGTTATACCACTTCTAAATGGACCGCTAAAGGACCGGCAGGAATTGGGAAAATTTCATGGATAGCTGAAATTGTTAAAGACGAAAAGGAAAGAATGATCAGCTGGAATTCACTTCCTGATTCATCAATCAAAAATGCTGGAAAAGTTGTTTTCAGACCTAGTGGCGAAGGTACTGAAATAATCGTGACCATCTCTTATCACGCACCACTTGGAATTGCAGGCGAAGGCGCTGCAAAACTTCTTAATCCCTATTTTGAAAAAATGGTAAAAGATGATCTTTTAAATTATAAAACTTATTTAGAATCAAATTAG
- a CDS encoding response regulator encodes MRYKNILQIDDDYDDCDFFLEALEEVSATASYTAIHNPVQALQKLMCNEIHPDVIFLDINMPVMNGMELLVEMNKKGLIKDIPVIILSTSIPLDFATKLENLGATGYYIKPNDFGAMKTILQNCLGFYKN; translated from the coding sequence ATGAGATATAAAAATATTTTACAAATTGATGATGATTATGATGACTGTGATTTCTTTCTGGAAGCGCTGGAAGAAGTATCAGCCACCGCCTCCTACACTGCAATTCATAATCCTGTTCAGGCATTACAAAAACTTATGTGCAATGAAATACATCCAGATGTTATTTTTCTCGACATTAACATGCCTGTTATGAATGGTATGGAGCTGTTAGTCGAAATGAATAAAAAAGGACTCATAAAAGACATACCTGTAATCATACTTTCTACCTCAATACCGTTGGATTTTGCAACTAAACTTGAGAATTTGGGAGCGACAGGTTATTATATCAAACCAAACGACTTTGGAGCTATGAAAACAATTTTACAAAATTGTTTAGGTTTTTATAAGAATTAA
- a CDS encoding CheR family methyltransferase → MKVTQADETRYTVKKFPIVGIGASAGGLDAFKKVVSAISTDSGMAYVIVQHLSPNHPSSLTQILSEYSPIPVHEIISDITLLPNNIYVIPENNLLIVEEGALRLKQRTRSERRNNTIDVFFESLADVYRTFAIGVILSGTGFDGTAGFKKIKELGGATIVQDPETAAYKGMPQSPIDTDAADYILAPEKIPSQLMEIRNSYISNYGYTEEEHIPGNDEEIILQIINLIFSRTGNDFRHYKHPTIRRRIARRMVIAEKNTIEDYYNFLRNSKNEQDLLFNDFLIHVTYFFRDEDAFENLSRTVFPSLIKNITNNNLRIWVAGCSTGEEAYSLAISLHEYFLKNNINDIKVQIFASDISEKCITKARSGIYSYQDVQTVSEERLQNYFTKSEGNYHINKVIRDMCIFAVHNFVKDPAFARIDLITCRNTLIYFDPYLQNKVLGTFHYSLKEKGMLFLGKSESVTHSPDLFESIKKHERIYARKFVPGRYTTQSFKPVPGNLQVKLHTSEMKASPEDDFRKITSEILLTKYTPASVIINKNLDIVHFHGDTSPFLAPSPGKPNFNILKMAREGISFELQNAISKIKEEKENIRKDDIKVNGQPYQISFEIFLLPNDDEHLMVLFYKMPLPDSDKKLHDKSAQKRINELEKELTQLRENIKRITEEQQTAFEELQTSHEELLSSGEELQAMNEELETTTEELQSNNEELVCLNDELIDRQKQLISMRNYSELIVNTIREPLLVTSKDFIIKSANPAFYDYFNTRDKITEGHSLFEIGNCQWDIPEFKEQLIKIDAEFSIDNLKVDLVCPDNNKKTIIVNASLIADSTPEGLILLALEDITDLVATNELLTNKNIELQKHNEQLEAFTSAASHDLQEPLRKIHMFCKRIFENEEGLSETAKHNLERVLFSVTNMSQLIADLINYSKITFVKKEYKKTDLNVVLKKTVADIRDSIVEKEAIITISSLPQLNIISHQIQQLFTNLILNAIKYTKENIIPEIKIETTQPLSEEILEIDGNKDSNYIKITVSDNGIGFNQEYATKIFDPFYRLHNNDQYHGSGLGLTLVKKIVANHEGFIKVFSKVDQGTTVHIYLPE, encoded by the coding sequence ATGAAAGTAACCCAAGCTGATGAAACCCGATATACAGTTAAAAAATTTCCAATTGTAGGTATTGGTGCATCTGCGGGAGGATTGGATGCTTTTAAAAAAGTAGTTTCTGCAATATCGACAGATTCAGGAATGGCTTATGTTATTGTACAACACTTGTCACCAAATCACCCTAGCAGTCTTACACAAATTCTATCAGAATACTCGCCTATACCTGTACATGAAATAATTAGCGATATAACCCTTTTACCGAATAACATCTACGTTATTCCTGAGAACAACCTCCTTATAGTAGAAGAAGGGGCATTAAGACTTAAGCAGAGAACACGAAGCGAAAGACGAAATAATACCATCGACGTTTTTTTTGAATCACTTGCTGATGTGTACAGGACTTTTGCTATTGGAGTTATACTTTCGGGCACTGGTTTTGACGGTACTGCAGGATTCAAAAAAATCAAGGAACTAGGAGGTGCTACGATAGTTCAGGATCCTGAAACGGCAGCTTACAAAGGAATGCCTCAAAGTCCTATAGATACTGATGCAGCCGATTATATTCTGGCTCCTGAAAAAATTCCGTCGCAATTGATGGAAATACGAAACAGTTATATTTCTAATTATGGTTACACAGAAGAAGAACATATTCCGGGAAATGACGAGGAAATCATCTTACAAATCATCAACCTTATTTTTTCAAGGACAGGTAATGATTTTAGACACTATAAACATCCTACGATAAGACGCCGTATAGCGCGGAGGATGGTTATAGCAGAAAAAAACACTATTGAAGATTACTATAATTTTTTAAGAAACAGTAAAAATGAGCAGGATCTTTTGTTTAATGATTTCTTAATTCACGTAACCTATTTTTTCCGAGATGAGGACGCTTTTGAAAATCTTTCCAGAACCGTTTTTCCATCCTTAATCAAAAATATTACAAATAACAACTTACGAATTTGGGTAGCAGGTTGTTCTACAGGAGAAGAAGCATACTCTTTAGCCATTTCTCTTCATGAATATTTTTTAAAAAACAACATCAACGATATTAAGGTACAGATTTTTGCTTCTGACATATCAGAAAAATGTATTACAAAAGCAAGATCCGGCATCTATTCTTACCAAGATGTTCAGACCGTTTCAGAAGAAAGGCTTCAAAACTATTTTACTAAAAGTGAGGGCAATTACCATATTAACAAAGTCATTCGCGACATGTGTATTTTTGCCGTTCATAATTTTGTAAAAGATCCTGCATTTGCAAGAATCGATTTAATTACCTGCCGCAATACACTTATCTATTTCGATCCTTACCTGCAAAATAAAGTTTTGGGTACTTTTCATTATTCTTTAAAAGAAAAAGGTATGCTATTTCTGGGAAAATCAGAATCAGTAACCCACTCTCCGGATTTATTTGAGAGCATAAAAAAACATGAAAGAATATATGCGCGTAAATTTGTACCGGGAAGATATACGACACAGTCATTTAAACCCGTTCCGGGCAATTTGCAGGTAAAACTGCATACATCTGAAATGAAAGCATCACCGGAAGATGATTTCAGGAAAATTACTTCAGAAATCTTATTAACGAAATATACTCCAGCCAGTGTCATTATCAATAAAAATCTTGACATTGTACATTTTCATGGTGATACGAGTCCGTTTTTAGCCCCTTCACCCGGAAAGCCAAATTTTAATATTTTAAAAATGGCACGTGAAGGTATTTCATTCGAATTACAGAATGCTATTTCAAAAATAAAAGAAGAAAAAGAAAACATCAGAAAAGACGACATTAAGGTCAACGGACAGCCCTACCAGATTTCTTTCGAAATATTTTTGCTTCCGAATGACGACGAACACCTTATGGTTCTTTTTTACAAGATGCCACTCCCTGATTCAGATAAAAAACTGCATGATAAATCTGCGCAAAAACGTATTAATGAACTTGAGAAGGAACTGACACAGTTAAGGGAAAACATAAAAAGAATTACGGAAGAGCAACAAACTGCTTTTGAAGAATTACAAACAAGCCATGAAGAATTACTGAGCAGTGGTGAAGAACTGCAGGCGATGAATGAGGAACTTGAAACGACAACTGAAGAACTTCAGTCAAACAATGAAGAATTAGTGTGTCTTAATGACGAACTTATAGATCGCCAGAAACAGCTTATATCCATGCGTAATTATTCCGAATTAATTGTTAATACCATTCGAGAGCCGCTATTAGTTACAAGTAAAGACTTCATTATTAAAAGTGCTAATCCTGCATTTTACGATTATTTTAATACAAGAGATAAAATTACTGAAGGCCATAGTCTTTTTGAAATTGGAAATTGCCAATGGGACATTCCGGAATTTAAGGAACAATTGATTAAAATTGATGCTGAATTCTCTATAGATAACTTAAAAGTAGATCTTGTATGTCCTGACAACAATAAAAAAACCATTATAGTAAATGCAAGCCTTATAGCTGACTCAACCCCTGAAGGCTTAATTCTTCTGGCACTGGAAGATATTACAGATTTAGTAGCCACAAATGAATTACTGACAAATAAAAACATTGAATTACAAAAGCATAATGAGCAGCTTGAAGCTTTTACTTCTGCAGCAAGTCATGATTTACAAGAACCACTCCGAAAAATTCATATGTTCTGCAAAAGAATTTTTGAAAATGAAGAAGGTTTGAGCGAAACTGCAAAACATAATCTCGAAAGAGTACTGTTCTCAGTTACCAACATGAGTCAGTTAATTGCCGACCTTATTAATTATTCGAAAATTACCTTTGTAAAGAAAGAATATAAAAAAACAGATCTAAATGTTGTTTTAAAAAAAACAGTTGCAGATATCAGGGATTCTATTGTAGAAAAAGAAGCCATAATTACTATTTCATCTCTTCCTCAATTAAATATTATCTCCCATCAGATACAACAGCTTTTTACAAATTTAATTCTTAATGCTATCAAGTACACCAAAGAAAATATTATACCGGAAATTAAAATTGAAACAACGCAGCCTTTATCTGAGGAAATACTTGAAATTGACGGAAACAAAGACAGCAATTATATAAAAATTACGGTAAGTGACAATGGTATTGGCTTTAATCAGGAATATGCAACTAAAATATTTGACCCATTCTATAGATTACACAACAATGATCAATATCATGGAAGTGGTTTAGGATTAACGCTTGTAAAGAAAATTGTTGCCAACCACGAAGGTTTTATAAAAGTATTTAGTAAAGTCGATCAGGGAACTACTGTGCACATTTATTTACCTGAATAA
- a CDS encoding response regulator, with protein sequence MNKKGPIVIIENKQGDRKLFIEVFSELNYPNQIIYFNNPETACNYLLRHKIKPFLFFSDIVLLNVMNHKVIENNLDNVGTLFNCPYLFFTTSFNQTYVIDPYSIPIQSYFTRPYDYLEFKKMIKTIIDYWLKSKSVIQHPKKTIKTKS encoded by the coding sequence ATGAACAAAAAAGGACCCATAGTAATTATTGAGAATAAACAGGGAGATCGTAAGTTATTTATAGAGGTTTTTTCCGAATTGAATTATCCAAATCAGATAATTTATTTTAACAACCCCGAAACTGCCTGTAATTATTTACTCAGACATAAAATCAAGCCATTTCTTTTCTTTTCTGATATTGTTTTATTGAATGTAATGAATCATAAAGTGATTGAAAATAACCTTGATAATGTAGGGACATTATTTAATTGTCCTTATCTGTTTTTTACAACATCATTTAATCAGACTTACGTAATTGATCCTTACTCAATACCTATTCAGAGTTATTTTACCAGGCCTTATGATTATCTTGAATTCAAAAAAATGATAAAGACAATAATTGACTACTGGTTAAAATCAAAGTCAGTCATTCAGCATCCTAAAAAAACGATAAAGACCAAATCGTAA
- a CDS encoding CHASE3 domain-containing protein has translation MKLSYQILLAFTLIILLSVADSYTNHMLSKKVQLNSQFLARSEEIIRNSNKTHKAIIEIQSVFRGYLLTNDETFLDSYFKGGEILPGLIKEQQYRIGSHNKQREIL, from the coding sequence ATGAAATTATCCTATCAAATACTTTTGGCATTTACCCTGATAATTTTATTGTCTGTTGCTGATTCCTATACTAATCACATGTTGTCTAAAAAGGTACAGCTTAATTCACAGTTTCTTGCCAGATCAGAAGAGATCATTCGAAACTCCAATAAAACACATAAAGCTATTATTGAAATTCAGAGTGTTTTTAGAGGATACTTGCTGACAAATGACGAAACTTTTCTGGATTCTTATTTTAAAGGAGGTGAAATCTTGCCAGGCCTGATAAAAGAACAGCAATACAGGATTGGTAGTCATAATAAGCAGCGGGAAATATTATAG
- a CDS encoding dienelactone hydrolase family protein, which translates to MQKLTKEDISQEVFDLYDDYAHNKIGRRQFIEKLSVFAVGAITLPSLLSFMSPNYADSILIPFNDPKLKTQYISYDSPKGGGTIKAQLSKPAETKNKLPGIIVIHENRGLNPYIEDVGRRAAIEGFITLAPDALSPLGGYPGNDDAGRELQKKRTREEMLEDFIAAYEYLKSHKDCNGQVGVVGFCFGGWISNMMAVKIPSLSAAVPYYGGQPTKEEAEKIKTPLLLHYAGMDTRVNEGWPAFEEVLKQNKVEHTAYFYQGVNHGFHNNTTPRYDEAAANLSWKRTIDFFKEKLIKK; encoded by the coding sequence ATGCAAAAATTAACCAAAGAAGATATCTCTCAGGAAGTGTTTGATTTATACGATGATTATGCCCATAATAAAATCGGAAGAAGACAATTTATAGAAAAGCTATCTGTTTTTGCTGTAGGAGCTATTACCCTACCGTCTCTCCTAAGCTTCATGAGCCCAAATTATGCGGATAGCATTTTAATTCCGTTTAACGATCCAAAACTAAAAACGCAATACATCAGCTACGATTCACCAAAAGGCGGAGGTACTATCAAAGCCCAACTGTCAAAACCTGCTGAAACCAAAAATAAATTACCCGGAATTATTGTCATACATGAAAACAGGGGATTAAATCCTTACATTGAAGATGTGGGAAGAAGGGCTGCAATAGAAGGGTTTATTACTTTAGCACCTGATGCTTTATCTCCATTAGGCGGATATCCGGGCAATGATGATGCCGGACGTGAACTACAAAAAAAACGTACCCGTGAAGAAATGCTGGAGGATTTTATTGCCGCATACGAATATCTGAAATCACACAAAGATTGTAATGGTCAGGTTGGTGTTGTCGGATTTTGTTTTGGAGGATGGATTTCGAATATGATGGCAGTAAAAATACCTTCTTTATCAGCTGCCGTTCCGTATTACGGCGGACAGCCTACCAAAGAAGAAGCAGAAAAAATAAAGACTCCGCTCCTTTTACATTATGCAGGTATGGATACACGTGTTAACGAAGGCTGGCCCGCATTTGAGGAAGTACTTAAACAAAACAAAGTCGAACATACTGCTTATTTTTATCAGGGTGTGAATCATGGTTTTCATAACAATACAACACCAAGGTATGACGAAGCTGCCGCAAATTTATCATGGAAAAGAACCATTGATTTTTTTAAAGAAAAACTGATAAAAAAATAA